Within Sandaracinaceae bacterium, the genomic segment GCGGGTTGTTCGGGTCGTTGGCGAAGACGATGGCGGCTGCCGCGAACTCGGCCGACGAACGCGACAGGCTGTCGCGGCTGCCCGGCCGCCCCCGCACGAACAGCACGGGCTCGGCGATGGGGGTGGTCTCGAGGTCCGCCACCACGCAGATGGGCATCTCGAGGTAGCGCGGGTCGTGGCGAAAGTCGTCGATGGCGCCGAACGACTTCTCGTTCCAGCCGAGCACCAGGAGGTGATGTTTGAGCATATAGGTCCGAAGGCCCTTCTGGCCGCGTTCACGGTATTCGATGAGGCCTGCCGCGATGGTGGCAGCCAGCGTCCCCAGCACGCCCACGCCGAGGATCATGGTCATGACGGCCACCACGCGGCCGCCGAGGGTGTAGGGGTAGAGGTCGCCGTAGCCCACGGTGCTGAGCGTGGTCATACTCCACCAGAGCGCGTCCCCCGGGTCGTGGATGCTGGGGTTGTGGCCGTCCTCGAAGTGGTAGAAGGCGCTGGCCGCCAACAGCCACACACCGAGGGCCACCCACGTGAGGTTGGCCATGGCGTCGGTCCGAAACGGCAGCTCGCGGCCGCGCAGCACGCGCCGCGTGAGCGCCAGCACGCGGGCCAGGCGAATGAGCCGCACCAGCCGCACCAGACGGGCGGCGCGCAGCGGCCCCACCACGGGGATGCAGCCCAGCAGGTCCACCCAGTTGCGGCGGAAGAAGCGCCAGCGGTAGGGCCTCGCACGGTAGAAGCGGTAACCGAAGTCCGCTGCGAACAGGGCGCAGAAGCCGAAGTCGATGTAGCCGAGCAGGTGCCCCTCGGCGGAGTCGTGGTCGAGCTGCATGTCGACCAGGATGAGCACCAGCGCGATGACGGTGCTCACCAACACCAGGCGGTCCCACCAGCGAGGCATGAGCGGGTCGGTGTGCAGTGGCTGGAGGCGCTGGCCCATGGTGCGGCGCCGAGTATGCCACCGACTTGACCGCCACGGCGCGCCCCTGCACGTTGACCGGGCATGGATCGTCGTGACACCACGCGGTGTCTTGCCGCGCTCGCGCTCTGCCTGGCGGCCCTCGCCCTGCGGCCCTCGGAGGGCGTGCGAGCCCAGGGCGGCAGCCCACCACCCGCCCCGCCCCAGGCCGAGCCCCCGGTGAACAGCCAGGTCGAGCCGGGCGAAGAGTGGGTGGAGTTCGAAGACGGGCACACCGGCGAGATCGTTCGCGCTCCCGCGCGGGACCAGCTGCCGCCCGCGCTGCCCGTGGAAGAAGTGGTGGTCCCCGAGGTCCCGCCGGACGACAGCCAGCCCATCGCCACCCCGATGCCCACCGAGTGGGTCCCCAACGTGGGGTCGCAGTGCCGGCGTCGGCGGCGGCACCGGTTCTGCGATGGCCCGCTGCGTGTGCCCGAGCCCTATGGGGACGCGGCCGCGCTGGCCACGCGTCTTCGGCTGGGCACCCGCGCCGGTCAGCACGTGCTCGAGCACGCGGCCCGTCCCGAGTGGGTGGCGGAGGTGCAGGGCCGGGTGAGCAACACGCTGCGCTGGCCGGTGGATGGCGGAAACCTCTGGCGCGGGCTGGTCGCGCGGCGCGGGCGGCGTCCCGAGCACACCGGCGTGGACATCGGCGCGCGGGAGGGCACGTTCGTGCTGGCGGCCAACGACGGGCTCGTCATCTACGCCCACAACGACATCACCGGCTACGGCAACATGGTGACGGTGGTGCACGGTGACGGGACCTCCACCATGTACGCGCACCTCCGCGCCGCTTATGTGTTCCCCGGCATGCGTGTGCGCCGGGCCCAGGTGCTGGGCGAGCTCGGCAACACGGGCATCTCGCACGGCCCCCATCTGCACTTCGAGTGGCGCATCGAGGGGCTGCCCACCAACCCGCTGCCGCGCTTCACGCGCGTGCCACCCCGGGCGGAGCTTCGCATGCGCCAGCTCGAGGCCGAGCGCTGAGAGCGTGAACGCGGGTTTACGCCGCGCCAACGATCGCCCACGACCCCCGTGTGGCACACTGCAAGAACCTCGACGAATGTCGCTGGCACGCTCGTTGCGTAGAATACTCGCGAGCCCACCCCCGTCGGGCAATGGTACAAGGAGTCGCCTCGACTATGCGTAGAGCTTCCATCTCAGCACTCATCCCTCTCTTCATGCTCCTCCAAGGCTGTCCTGTGTGGGGGGGCGGGAACGAGTTCGGGTGTGCCACCAACACGGACTGCCCCACCGACTACGTCTGCGACACGGCGGGCGAGTGTCAGGATCCGGTGTGCACCATCGACGACGACTGCGGCGCCCTCCAGCGCTGCGAGAACAGCCTGTGCCTGCCCGACACCGACGCGTGTCGGACCGATGGCGACTGCGATGAAGGCAACTTCTGTGACGACGAGGGCCGGTGCACCCCCAGCGCCGAGTGCTCGCCGTCCGTGCCGTGTGCTCGCCCGGACCACGTCTGCGACTTCCGCGGCAGCTGTGTCCCGGCGCCGCCCACGGGTCAGTGCAACAACGCCGATGACTGCGTGGGCGACGAGCTCTGCATCGAGGGTGTCTGCACGGACCCCAACGAGGCGTGCGAGTTCGACTTCCAGTGCGGCGCCGGCAAGAGCTGCGTCAACGGGGAGTGCGTCATCATCGGCTGCGGCAGCAACAACGACTGCCCCAACGGCAGCACCTGCTCCACCGGCTTCTGCCTGCCGAACCCCAACCAGTGCACCACCAGCGCGGACTGCAGCAACGGCGACCTGTGCGTGGGCGGCCGCTGCTTGGCCGACTGTCGTGACAACGCGGCGGCCTGCAGCGCGCTCGAGGTCTGCGGCACGGACGGCTTCTGCCGCCCGGACGTGGCCCCCTCGGCCTTCTGCTCGGGCGACGGGGACTGCGCCGGCGGCGCGGTGTGCCGCAGCGGGGTGTGTCGGACGCCGTGTGTGTCGGGTGGTGTCACCACCTGCCAGATGTTCGACGTCCAGTTCGACAGCTGCGAGGACCGCGGCGACGGCCTGCTCTGCTACGACAGCACGGAGTTCTCGGGCTCGGACTGCCGGGTGGCGGCGGACTGCTCGAACGACCGCAACTGCGTGAACGGCTCCTGCCGCTGACACGCGGGTAACCGGACGGGGGAAGATGGGGTGCACCTACGGGTGTGCCCCTTCTTCGTTGTGGGCTCAGCGCGCAGCGACCCAGGCACGGGGGCTGACGACGGCCTCGATGGTCTGCTCGAGGTCGTAGGCGGGAGTGAACCCCAGCACCTCGCGAGCGCGGGTGTCGTCCACCATGCAAATGTACCGCAGGTGATCCAGCTCGGGCGCGGGGAAGCTGGACAGGTGGTAGCGGAAGAGGCGGTCCAGCATGCTGGTGGCGAGCGCACCGGGGATGGGGATGGGCGTGGTGCCCAGCTTGCGGAAGATCTTGCTCAGCGGCAGCTCACCCGCGCCCCGCAGGTTGAAGATGCCCTTGGCCCCCGGGCGCAGCGCGTGCTCGATGGCCCGCACGACGTCGTTCTCGTGGATGGCCTGCATCATGGGGTCGAAGCCCAACACCGTGAGCGGCCGCTCGAGGCGCAAGTAGTTGCTGGCTGCGTTGCGGACTCCGCCCAGGATGTGACACGGCCGCAGGATGACGGTCTCGGTGTCCGGGTGCCGCCAGAAGAACGACTGGGCCAGCATGTCGAGCTCGATGAGGTCGCGGATGGCGCCGAAGCCCTGCGCGCCGAGCAGCGGCGCGTCCTCGGCCAGGAACTGCGGGTTGTCGGCGTGCGGCCCGTAGACCGCGGCGCTCGAGAGCACCACCAGCTTCTTCACGTCGTACTCGACGATGTAGTCCAGCAGCTTCTGGAACGCGACGATGTTCCAGTCGTGCCGCTCGCGCTCACCCACGCGCGGGTCGTGCAGCACGCCCAGGTGCACGACGGCGCTCACGCGCTCGGTGCGGAACACGTCGCGCGTCTTCTTGCGGCGCACGTCCACCTGGTAGTGGATCACGTCTTTGGGCTTGTCGGGGAACCGACGCCGGTCGATGCCCACCACGCGCTCGGTGCGGTGCAGGCGGCGCACCAACAGCTTGCCGAGGCGACCGCAGATGCCGGTGACCAGCACCGCACCCGGCTCGTCGTCACCCAGGTGCCGGGCTTCGAGTGCAGCCTCGACCGCCGCGTCGGCTTCCGCTTCGTCGGCCTCGGTGGCGTGGCTCGGCCCGTCATGGCCCAGGTCGTCATCGTGCGCGACCGAAGCCTGCGGAGGCGGGACGGTCGGCTGTGCACGACGCGCGCTGGGGCGCGCGCGGCGGGTACCATCGGCTGGCTTCTTCGGAGTTTCGTCACCCACGGAGGGCACCCTATCACGGGTCAGCGCGCGTTCGCATCCAGCCCCGGCACCGCGGGCCCCGGCTCCTGCTCCACCAGCTCGAGGCGGCTGGCGAAGACACGGGAATCCACCAAGTCGAGCTGCAGCACGCCCAGCCGCGGTGCCTCGAGCCGGGCATCCATGTACTCGACGCGGGCGCGGAGGCGAACGCCGCGCTCCTGGCCAGCGAGGGGCTGGGCAGGCTGGACGTCCAGCAGCCGAAACGCCAGCCACGGCACCTGGTGGAACACGCCCGCGAAGTACGCCTGCACGGCGGTGCGCCCCTCGTGGCGCGTGGGGCGACTGGCCTCGTCGGGGCGGTGCGGATCGTCGTGCGCTCCGGAGGCCGCATAGAGTTCGGCCAGCGCGAGCGAGTCGCGGTCGTGGAAGGCCGCGATGAAGTGGCGCAGCGTGGTCGCGTCATCGCGCTGGGTGCGCGCGGGCGTGGCCTCGTAGACCAGCCGCGCCTCGTAGCCTCCGCACCACGGAGACCGCCGCAGGAAGAGCTCGAGCCGGCTGCCGCGCATGCGCACGTCGCCCGCCGCGTCCTCTTGGGGCACCTGCTCGCAGCGAGGCGACGCGGGGTACGAGACGCGCGCGTGCTCGCTGAACGCCCAGCGCGTGTCGGGGCTGTCTGCCGGGCCGCGCTGCGCGCCGAGCCGCACCGTCTGGGTGCACTCGTCCTCGGCGAAGTGGCGGTCGGCCACGATGACGGCGCCGCCCGGGAGGGCATGGACGCGCAG encodes:
- a CDS encoding M23 family metallopeptidase, encoding MDRRDTTRCLAALALCLAALALRPSEGVRAQGGSPPPAPPQAEPPVNSQVEPGEEWVEFEDGHTGEIVRAPARDQLPPALPVEEVVVPEVPPDDSQPIATPMPTEWVPNVGSQCRRRRRHRFCDGPLRVPEPYGDAAALATRLRLGTRAGQHVLEHAARPEWVAEVQGRVSNTLRWPVDGGNLWRGLVARRGRRPEHTGVDIGAREGTFVLAANDGLVIYAHNDITGYGNMVTVVHGDGTSTMYAHLRAAYVFPGMRVRRAQVLGELGNTGISHGPHLHFEWRIEGLPTNPLPRFTRVPPRAELRMRQLEAER
- a CDS encoding SDR family oxidoreductase, which produces MGDDEPGAVLVTGICGRLGKLLVRRLHRTERVVGIDRRRFPDKPKDVIHYQVDVRRKKTRDVFRTERVSAVVHLGVLHDPRVGERERHDWNIVAFQKLLDYIVEYDVKKLVVLSSAAVYGPHADNPQFLAEDAPLLGAQGFGAIRDLIELDMLAQSFFWRHPDTETVILRPCHILGGVRNAASNYLRLERPLTVLGFDPMMQAIHENDVVRAIEHALRPGAKGIFNLRGAGELPLSKIFRKLGTTPIPIPGALATSMLDRLFRYHLSSFPAPELDHLRYICMVDDTRAREVLGFTPAYDLEQTIEAVVSPRAWVAAR
- a CDS encoding ion transporter, which translates into the protein MGQRLQPLHTDPLMPRWWDRLVLVSTVIALVLILVDMQLDHDSAEGHLLGYIDFGFCALFAADFGYRFYRARPYRWRFFRRNWVDLLGCIPVVGPLRAARLVRLVRLIRLARVLALTRRVLRGRELPFRTDAMANLTWVALGVWLLAASAFYHFEDGHNPSIHDPGDALWWSMTTLSTVGYGDLYPYTLGGRVVAVMTMILGVGVLGTLAATIAAGLIEYRERGQKGLRTYMLKHHLLVLGWNEKSFGAIDDFRHDPRYLEMPICVVADLETTPIAEPVLFVRGRPGSRDSLSRSSAEFAAAAIVFANDPNNPQSDHETALIALALKKLNPKVRLSAELIDPENREHLEAAGCDAVIDTRGLASTLLVRSVQDLGVGDLLQDLLTNKYGSEIYRVPVDEEFIGKTFLDFNIAMLGLRRTVLSLVRDGDRFLINPRADEPMLEGDEAFVISEEPPT